One Gossypium arboreum isolate Shixiya-1 chromosome 13, ASM2569848v2, whole genome shotgun sequence genomic window, CATTGATTTTGCTCTGATCTATTATTTAGTCGATTAGTCTTCTTTATTGCTCTATTTGATTTTGATTATTCCAAAAGAAGAAACAGATCTTTAGATTCAAAAAGAAATGGAAGCGATTAAAGAGCTATCACGACTTTCAGATTCCATGAGGCAAGTGACGACGTTGCTTGCCGACGAAGATGTTGATGAAAACTCTTATACTTTTCTCAACGTTGTTGCTATAAAAAATGTTGTCAGTTGTTCATATCCTAAGTAAAATTTTGATTCGTGAATTTTTAAAGCTTTTCATCTACTTTATTAGAAATAGGGTGTGATGGGATCTAAAAAAATCTTCAAAAGGGAACTCTTAATCCATTATTATAATCttgtgtatatattttatttttgataataTCAATAACCGTATCCTCTCCTCTGAACTTTGTCTAGTTTCTCTAACATTTTCCCActtgaaaatgtccttgtctgtCACAAAAATTGTGAGAACACAAAGGTAAAACAGAGGCCAGAGCATCCAAAcctaaataataataaacaaaaatgGGGGTTAAAAGGGAAAACCCAAGTTTCAAAAATTCAACGTTATAAACAAAAATAGGGGTTAAAGGGGAAACCCAAGTTGAAGAAAACAAGAAATAGGAGACGAAGAGGCATGcctagaaaaaagaaaaagaataagaggaaaaataaaaaaaataaaaagaatgccAAATAAGATGCCATGTGGCAGCATACGATTGGTTAACTCTGCCACGTCAGTAAGAAAGGCAACGATGTTGGTCTCAGGTAACAAACTAGTGGATGGAAAAAAGTTTGGGTACTAATCTAGGACAAAAAAACAATAGGTACCAATCTGGGATAAGTGGGCAAGTTCGAGtgccaattttatatttaaccttatatttaccataataaaattatttaaattttaaaaattattacatTAACATATTATTTCAATAGGTCCATGGGCTGAGTTACGTGAGAATACCAGAAGAGCTTCACGATATATGACTTTTGTTAGCTCAACGATTGAAAGATGAGgtatgtattttttaaatttgaattatataatattaacacaaatgatttaaaaattaatagtatatataactaattattattattattttaatatagtttGAATGGACGCCATACTCCGATTTAAGAATTAAAGAATGCATCTCATCCGAATTATTGGTGAATCCCAACATCTGGCACGTGAAGGTGCCATTGGTAGTGTATGCCAAGATAGAGATGCACGAATCAGATATAGTTATGCGGAAATTCGGGTTTAGGCAAATGATTCTGCCGGTACCCCAAAACATCGAAGATCTGCACTATATCGACTTGTAGGGGAGAACAGTTGAAATTTTTCCTACATTTCACGCGAGGCCATTATTGGTAATTCGGGTTATGCGGCAATTCGGGTTTAGGAAAATAATAGGTACGAGTTTTTACCTACTCGCGAGGCCATTATTGCTCCACAATTAACCTGCGACCCGGAGTAGATGCCATGGCAAGTCATATCTACTAGAGAAAGAGGCAACAGGTAGGCAACATCATATGAGGAGGCCAGGACGGGCGCCTAGGCATCCAAGGTCTAGTGTAACTACCTAGGTAGGTCTATCATTTACACCAATACAAGAACCAACACCGATGGCTGTACCACCTCTCGATCAGTATGGCTTGACTTATTCTGGTGCTTTCACTAACCTCATCATTTTTACACAAACACTACATCTTGCACCACATTTGTCTATTTTTACATCAAtgccaaattttatttttagaccACCACCTCCATCCCAAATATATTACACGCCGATGTTATCGATGTTTTAGACGACGACGATTCTAACAATTATGTATAGGTCGTCTATGTTTGAGGTACTGATCAAAAGTCTGATTGTTCTGCCACCAGTTATAGGACACAATATAGTTATACACTTAAGCCGATGGTGTTGCAAACACCTCCAGGATCATTGTTCTACTAAGGTCGATTATCTTTGCAGCCACTTGCTCCTAGAATAGAGGATACACTACGGTAACCGAGGAGCACTCCGTAATCAACCACAAATGAAGGCAAAAAATATGAGACGACAACCTATACCCGAGCGTAGACATAACGATAAAGACAAGAAGGTGATATATAGCTTGAACCAAAAAGAAATCTAGCTCACAACCAATGACCACGCCGCTGTGGCCCACATTCCGATCAAGAATATGAatgagttattttattttttgtacttCTCatgtgaattttaattatttagctGAGTTATAGTCGATAAGATTGTACCAATATTggatatgaaatattttaaaataaatattcttttTGCATCAAAATTGGTTATCGTTGTCACTTTATGTTATTAAATCAAGTCTGCACGAGAAAAATAGAACAAAGTTGTATATTGTATTATTTTCTATAGTATAATAAAATGTGTGTTTACAAATTACAAAAAATTTgaatataaatgaaaaaaaattaacaaataaatttcggttaaaaattaataaataggtTAATGAGGTGTTGTCCTTATATTATCCCGTTGTTGTGGACATGACAACATTGTATGCACTAGATTCCTATACCACCTGCATAACCTCAGTTGATTTGTCTTTTCCTAAATATCCATTTTTTTTGCGTATCCGAGTAGATGTCGGCCGTCCTTTTAGTTTGTGATGCAATGATCTATTGGGTAACAATTTGAATGGAACGTTCAATACCGACAACCACATATTTTCATCTAGGACTAGTGGGAATATGTTCTGCCACATGTTATACATGTATTCTAGTTTGTACACTTGGTCCACAAAGCTCATTTGATCCAAACGTACATTGCTACATGCTGTAATTGTATGAGCGCATGAAGAATAAAGTACGTCAAATCTCCCATACTTGCAGGTCTGTTGTCTCAGGTGTACATAGTATGCTTCCCTAACAATACCTTGGTCGAGTTTGTCAAACTCCGTAACTCGAAACAATAGGTCTTCATGCGAATGACACACTAGATGCATACAGTTCGCTCATGCTGTAGTCTTCTTAATTTCTTTCATAATGTCTTCGCTCCAAACGTGATCACCCTTCATCTGTCCAACATATTCTACTGCTCACTTTGGAAAAATTTTAGCCAAATAGAAATATGTTTCTTTGACAATTGATGTTATCGACAAATGACTCGTTCCCCTCAATATGGAATTGATGCATTACGTTAGGTTTGTCGTCATGTGCCCATATCGTAGACCTCTATCATATGATTGTGTCCATTGATCAAATGGTATGTTAGAGCAGTACCTTGCCCCAGTACTATTAATGGCCCATaagttttccaacatttcatgGAAACGATATTTGAAGAGCTCGTACCCTGTCGAGAAAAGTGAATAGTTTATCAAAAATGCCTAACATTTGCTGACTAGTTAAATATCATACAATTGAAGGGGCGAATACATACCCATATTGGTCACTTGTGTGGGTTGAGCTTTAGAATCATATTGTCCATGATAGTTTACCGCAAAATGTTTGAAATAATACCTATGGTGTGTGCGATTCCAAAGGCTTCCCTGCCGTTCAATTGCGACTAGTATTCTAGGTCCCCTATCGAGGAGGACGCATATATCAGGTTAGGGGCAAACATGCCACATCAACCTAGACAAGAAGAAATCTCAATCGTCTACTGACTCCCCCAGCATTATTGTAAAAACCATTGACAGGATTTTCCAATTGTCATCTCATGCCACAGTCAACAAAAATTGATGCGTATATCTCTCGTAAATAATGATACCACCGATTTATACTAGTAGCTTACGGTACTGGAATGCCTATCGACATTGCTTGAAAGTCTAGAAGAAACAATAAAAAACTCGACATCCATGGAGCAACCGATTGTTGTAGTACGTTGGCATCGTTTCCAGATTGGTTATGCAACCTGGAGTGAACTTCTCCAGTACTTGATACCATTACCACAAAACAGTGTACGATGCATCCCACCCATTATGCATCTTCTTCAATACATTTTGCTTTGTGATCTACGCCTTGCGGTATGACTGTGTGTGATCGAACTGGCTAcaaatatttgtaattaaaacTGACACAACAATCTCGGGACTCACTTTCCCTATAGGTAGTATTATGTTTGTGATAATCTTCGAGTCTAATTTCAGATGATTTCGTAAAATACTTGCAACAACATGAGTACTTTAAAATTAGGAATTTAACACCCCAAATATAAGATAGTCTTGATGCAGTACCCACAAAAACACACGTTTGTGGagtgatatatttatttatgGTCCATAATCCTGTTTTCTTTTTAACAGAAACCATGATTTTCCATGCACAATTGTTATCTCGCATTGCGCATTTTATCTTGAACTTGTCAAATTAGGATTTAACAACGTAGAAGTTTACTACATTCCTGATGCTGTATCACTTCACTGTAGCGACAAACCATCTTTAAAGGAAAATCTTTCTCCACTTCTAAATCAATCAAATCCAACAAAAAACTCATATGGCCCGGTCTTCTGTGTGGGAGTTCTGCAAACTCCAATCAATCTTCTACTGATAGGTCCATATTATGCATGTGAGTCAAAGGTAAGTATGCCTTGAACTGTGAATCTTTTTTGGCATATTCGCCCGAACCTTCACCGTCTGAAACTATATCTTTTGGTTCTGTTGGGGACTGGCTTTCGTTCAAAAAATAATACAATTTGCGAACTATGAGCCTCGAGCTCCTAGATTGGATCGGCATTGGATTCAGTGCCCTCTTTATTCTCAACCCCACCAGCATCTCTAGGGTTTGATGTCCCTTCGCTGATGGACgtcgtagggagtacatcatcATTTCTTGTATAATTGTCGAAACAACTAAAATCACTTGTTGATTACCAACCATTGGAACTTGATGCTATTCCCTTGTAAATGTCCTCAGCATTGAACATCGACTGACCGAAGTTTAAATCAAAACCACTAATTGAGTGTCGTGCTGGGGTCTAATATTCTATGTTACCACCAAACCTCGACTGTTGGACGTTCTGCCTATCGTGGTTGAAATCTAGGGCTAAAACTTATTAGTGCCTTCCTATTGATGATTCTGGGATATCATAATGGGAACTTTCTAACAAAGTCGTGAACCCACAACACAATTGTGTCATTAGACTTTCGGCTTGTTCTTTCATTTTAGCCTCTTGAATTAGAACATATGTCGACCTCCAAGCGCATTCATCCGTGTTTGCAAATTTGTATATAACTCGAGTATTTGTGATCCACTAGCAATATACGTATACACTATCGCCTCCATCTCCCTTGCCCCTTTGATATTGAAAGCGTCATATTTAATAGGGTCGActgaagcacaaaatcgatatTTCAATGACGATACTCTTATCTAGTTGGATCCGACAATTTTTTGCCTAATTCTTTCACGCAACTCTAATAGTTGTATGTTTGAGTTAAAAGCCAACCGTGTTGTGTTTTCCGATAGAAAACTGATCACATTCTCGGTGTCATGGACTTCACTGTTGtaataaataataacattaatTCATCCACTTATTTTCAACGAAATAACTTATTCCACATATTCGAAACAAAAACATTATGCAGAAAAATAGTGTTGTAATTATATATAAACAGCAAAAACTGATCATTACTTGATGCAATTGCATGGTTACTCCAAATTATGCTTTATGAAATGCCTTACGAACTTCCTCTTCTTCCAATTCTTCATGCAATTTTGTTTGCTTGAAATTGCCTTATGTCACTCAATGCTGAAAGCCATCGTTTTATAGAGCTGGGGTGAGTGGCaattaattcaaaaaaatttccaGGTGAATGAGAAGTTTGCATGCGTTGAATTTGGTAGAGGGAAAAACGCTCCACGTAGGACGCGCTTTTAACACCTTTTTCTGGCAGTGCACTGAAAATGCATCCTATGTGGAGCCTTTTTCCTCTACCACTTTCAACTCCTACAATTTCTCACTCACAAATCAGATATCTCGAGATTTCCAGGATAACATTTCTAAAGAAATTGGATCGACTTCAGCCTCCCATAAAAAAATGCACTGAAAGTTCGAAAAAAATGCATTGAAAAATCTGATCAACCTCAACCTCccttaaaaaaaattgatcaaaACTCAATTGCAtttgaaaaaatcgaaaaaaaaattattaagttaaaagTTAATAGAATTGAGCAGTTCGAGTTTCAATTTTGAATcgaataaaattttacaattcgaatatacgattattataaatattgaattaaataattattaacttTACatctcaaaaaattataaaaatttaaagaatatataaaaacttaaaatatataaaaaaactccTAAATCACTAAAACCTACAAAACCCTactttaacaaaaataaaaattctaaccCTAAAATCAAACTAAAAGAAAATCGCTTTTTAACTCGAAGTGTTTTTCTACAAATCTatttaaaaagcttctaactgaAAGCATTTTCATATTTTTGGTCTAATCCCGTATCTTTTCTAAAAATCGATctaattcaataattttaaaaaaaaaggggtaatTTTGAGAAATTTACTCAATTTTTTCAGGATtcataaccaaaaaaaaaacttGGAACTTAAACTAACTACATGCTGTGTTTCAAGAAAGGATGTACTGAAAAACAGAACACCCAATCTTTTAAGCCGTTAATGAACAGTTTAAGTATGTTTAAGATCAAATCACAAACTAAAGCAGAACAGAGTGGCATGAAAATGAAAATTCGGATCCAACCACTTCTAAAACTGTAACCTTTTGTAGAATTTGGATTAGCATCTCTTACCATTACCAGCACAAGGAAAATAATAGACATGGCTTAAGCCTTAAGTTTTAACCAGAACAAAATTGAAGAAATAACATGGTAAAATACTAGTACTAAAAATACAtagcatttttctttctttttttcttatgAAGTTTTATCGCCATAATCAAAATCCTTAAATCTTATCCTTGTACTTGCCACCATCATCGTCGTCGTCGTCAGCATCCTCATCACCGTCGTCAAACTCATCATCTACAAACTCGccttcaaaatcatcatcaaactCATCATCGTCATCATCATCAAACTCGTTATCCATATCATCATCGTCCTGCACCACGCCCTTTCCACGAGCCTCGAAAACGAGACCATCCATCCCATGACTAACACTTTTCCCCACCAGGCTCTGCCATCCCGAAGACCCGAAAACAGAAGCCATTTCAGGGAAATTTAAAATGGGCATTTGGGCATGTACCTTATGGTTAGAAACTAACAATGATCCAACAACCTGATGATCTTTGGCTAAGTTGTTGAGATTTGCAGTAACATTGGACCGACCAATGATTTGGCCACGTAGAATCTGGGGTAAGGACTTGCTGTTTTTTAGCAGATTTCTTCTAACTGCAGCTGCTATTGTTGCCAttgattcagattttggaggcTTTCGATAGATGAAAACGGAAAACTGATGCTGTAAGATTTTGGCCCTGGGTTTTGTAGGGAGGGTcaggggtttagggtttttttgAGAAGAAATGGGTTACTGACACGTGGCTAATGAGTTGCTCGTAGAAGAATTCCAGAAATTTTCATCTATATCTATTAAAggcaattaaaaataaaaccttTCTTTAAGGTTTTAGCCCAGTTTAATGGAATTTATTTTGGGCCTTTGGCCTTTTTGTTAGAAATTTCacaaattgtttttatttttgcatAACAATATTTACATTAATACAAGTTTCTTTTTCCAGAAATATTCACAAAGCATAATAtcaattttcaataaataaacaaataaaaatattataattaaaattataagttatattttaataaataaaataaaaatattatcattTATGTTCTAAATTACAAGTTACTTTCGATACTCTAGTCAAATAAAAAAATCAGATTAGGTAAAAAAAATTTGAACCGACCCATTCTAATCAGTAAATAGATTTATTTTCCAAAAAAAATAAAGCTAAAATAATCTTATATATAAGTCATGATATTGAAGTTGTTCAGCTGATTCCTCGTTTGAACTCACTCAAGTATTCTTTCCCCAACTAATTTTAGGTTACAAACAGTTACGTTTCtgtcatttacataacttacatccATTAACATGTTGGCAATAAAAAGGCAAAACAATTATATGATCCAATGCAAGAAATGATGAGTTAATGACCACTATGTTAGCTTCATCTTCTTACACTTTATAATGTTTCTATCTTTTGTCATGTCTGAAAGTGTCCAATCATATACTGATAATGATATATATGAAACTTTCCTTCTATAAACTCACTAAAATAGTAGTCATATACTGGAGATTAATTCAATGGATCCATCACTCATCACAAACAACCATTTCATGGAAACAAACAATCATAAATAGGGGCGTAGCCAGGGGGCTGGCATGGGTCCggccccccctaaaatggaaaatttcattttaggctcttgaaattttttaaaaattttaaattagtaaaggtaaaattgcactttgcccccctaaaattataaaaattcaatttaatcctttataaattataaaaatataaactataaaaaattaaaatttcatctggccccccctaaaaaaattttctggcttcgcccctaatCATAAACTaccaaaatagcaaaataatacCTAAAAACCAAATCATGTCATGCATATTTCAGCAGTCATTCAAAGATTTTGAACCTTCATTTAACTTCTGATGAATTATCATCTGCGTTAATCTACAACCATCAAATTTATCCATATATTATTGGAAGTAGGCATTCGTCTATGTACATTACCAGGTATAAAAGATGTTATAATCAACATCGATAATAGCAGTAGGAATGATCGTTAagcaataaaaaagaaaaataagaacacataGATTGTACGTGAAAAACACTTATTGGGAAAACCCACAGGTAGAAGAGGAGAAATTCACTATGTTGAAAAAATAAACAATACAAGAGGAGttcgactacatctatttaagGGTTAAACAAACTTGTTATGGTCAATGTCAAATAGAAGAAGCATGTCTTATACAGATTCAGCCCTCGGTCCTTTGCCCTCATAGATCACCTTATTTTGcctctattttatttctttaacaagtgATGGGATTCCGGTCACACAACTCTAGCAAAAAGACATGGTTCTATAAACACTTTATGCACCAAAAACAATTGATCAAGCACTTTGGAGATCATCTAAAGAAAAAAGATGGCTATTAAGTCTGCTATATCACTTGCACTCACTGGCTTAGTGCTTTTGATGATGTTACTTTCAGTTATTGATGCCGGTGGCATCGTAATCTACTAGGGTCAAAATGGAAACGAGGGCACATTGGCTGGGACATGTGCAACAAGCAACTGCGACTTTGTAAACATAGCATTCCTTCTGACATTCGGCAATGGTTAGACTCCAATGATCAACGTTGTCTGTCATTGTGATCCTTGTACCAATGGATGCACTAGTTTAAGCTCGGATATCAAATCATGCCTAGAAAAATGGATTAAAGTAATGCTTTCACTTGGAGGAGGAGCATGAAGTTGTAACACCCTCTACCCGTTCCGGATGTTCAACCTGAATTATAAGGTATTACAACCTTAAAATGTTAATACTATTCACTAACCATTCATAAATAACCAAATAGATCATTTcatcatttaattaaaataattttccatgtTATTTGATCAAACAGGACTTCAATCGAGCTTATGGAACATTTAAAATAGACCAGGATCACTTCTGGATTAAAATGAAACTTCTAAAAAATTTTGAGTAAAAAgtgtaaacaggggtcacacgaccgtgtgacagggCTCAGCCCTTGTGGCTCCtaaacatggtcgtgtggccaaaCTATGTAACTCTCTATGACCGTGtaaacttgggttacacggctgtgtccctaggctgtgtaactcactgcaACCGTGTGGACAAATTTGTACCAAAAACAAAAGAACCACACGACCGTGTTATACAACcgtgtggggcacacggccgtgtgatagaTTGTGAGACAGGCTATGTGTGCTTAAAAATATCTTCAAACACAAGCTAtttcacataccaaaacttagGCTTTAAGCTCTACATTAACCAACATTCAAACCTATTCAAATTGTGCCAGAACATATCAATTATCAACCAacctatgtgcctaaccaatgtgccctcattgaTACACATTTCAACATAAAAAACAACCATCCAAAACAAGACATAATCAAGATATTAAACTTATTCAAACATCCAATAGTTTCCAACTAATATATGCTATAATCAACCATTTATACCAAGCCTTCTAATGCCAAATTATCACCAATTGTTTTTCTCCAATTAACCTATCATGTATGTACCAGTTCAACAAACCAACAATGCATTAAGTTTCAAGCACACCTATGCCATCAAATACCAATCCAACCAAAATACCATTAAGGATTTGcatcatttcacatatttcataattcaaatGGCACAAAACATGACTAGATGATCACCAGCATGCGTATACCAAACCcctatttacatgccacttataaccaGCCAAAATAAACATATAGCTACTGAAAAAGTTGACAGATAATGTGATCTCTAATGAAGTTCC contains:
- the LOC108462656 gene encoding heavy metal-associated isoprenylated plant protein 32 gives rise to the protein MATIAAAVRRNLLKNSKSLPQILRGQIIGRSNVTANLNNLAKDHQVVGSLLVSNHKVHAQMPILNFPEMASVFGSSGWQSLVGKSVSHGMDGLVFEARGKGVVQDDDDMDNEFDDDDDDEFDDDFEGEFVDDEFDDGDEDADDDDDDGGKYKDKI